The DNA window CCACAACGCTTCCGGAGATCGGAATGCTGCTTGATGGCGGCTTTATGTCGCGGCATCAGGCGGACCGTTTTAAAGACGTTACCGCTCGCATTACAGAGATTGCTCTGCGGGAATTTGAAGGCATTGAGCTGCAGCGTATTCACGGGGATTGTCATCGCGCAAATATCCTTGAGCGGCCCGGCGAAGGGCTGATGGTAATTGATTTTGATGATATGGTTATGGGCCCGGCGGTGCAGGATATCTGGTTGCTGCTGCCCGGCCATGCGAATCAGACCCGCACTGAAATTAATCTGATTCTTGATGGTTATGAGCAGTTTATGGAATTTGACGACCGGCAGTTGAGGCTGATTGAAATTCTGCGGGCAATGCGTATTATTTACTTTCTTTCATGGTGCAGTACGCAGGTGGACGACTTTAAGTTCCAGGCTAACTTTCCGGACTGGGGAAGTGAAATGTTCTGGCAGCGGGAGATCGCCGATCTGGAGCATCAGTATCATGCTATTTTAAATGATGAACGCCTTAACGGCGGTATGGGAAACAGTGTATGAGTATCAGCAGAACAGTTAATATCACCTGTCCTTCCTGCGGGACAAAGCAGGATGTACGTCTCTACGATGTTATCAATGTGAATACCGATCCGGAGCTGAAGGATGCGTTGATGCAGAACATGCTCAATCGTATTCATTGCAAAGGATGTGATTTGAATTTCCGTGTGGATAAACCGCTCATGTATAATGATCCGAAACTGGGTATGCTGATTCATTGGGTACCGGAAACGGAGGAGATGGGGCGTGAGGAAATTCTCGATGAATTCGAAGAGTCGCTTGAGCGCATGCATCAGCAGATGCCGGAAGGGCAGGAGGCGCCCAATGTGCGTCTGGTGCTGACCCGCGTGGAGCTTGTGGAGCTGATCTTTATGCTGGAAAAGGGATTGAATCAGCGGGTGGTGGAATATGTTAAATACAGCATTTTTACCCGGAATCCGGAAAAGGCGGATCCTAAAACGCACCGTCTGTTACTGAATGTGGAGGATTCGACGGATGAGGAGTTCTGTTTTGTGCTTCAGAATACGAAAAGTCAGGAGCTTGGACAGATTCTGCGTTACGGCCGAGCGGCTTATGATTCCATGATTGAGCTCTATGAAGAGAACGACGGTGAATTTCTTGAGATGTTTCCCGGGCCGCTCATCAGCGCGCGTGAGCTACTGCTTGAAGATGCTGAGTTCGGGGAATAAGAGTAAAGCAATTTACAGATTTAAATGAAAAGGCAGGCCCATGTGAGCCTGCCTTTTTTCAGGATCCGGGGTGTCTATTTCAGCTTGCTGTCGATAATGCTGATATTGCTCTGAGCCAGTTGAGCCCATCCGCTGTCCGGGTAAAAGGCCATGATATCTTCATAGACCTGTTTGGCTTCAGCATAGTTTTCCATTGCTTCGAGACAACGGCCCTGGCCCAGCAAAGCAACGGGGGCAAGGTGTGATTTTTCGTGGGACTTCCGGAAGGCAGCAAATGCTGCCGCCGCTTCGCTGTATTTCCGCTCCGCTTCCAGGCAGGAGATGGAATTGAATTCCGCCTGGACCGCCATTTCGTGTTTTGGATATTTTTTGACAAAGTCGCTGTAAAGTTTGGCGGCTTCTCCCGGACGGGCATCGTTGAATATGCTCTGCGCCAGACCCATCAAGGCCATCGGAGCGGAGGGGGTGTTTTCATACTGATCCAGAATCGCCTGATAATCTTCGGCCGTACGGGCACTCATGAGCGCGGAATCGGCCGCCGCTTCTTTTTGAATCCGGTTGTTGCGCATGAGACTGGAGGCCACGACCGCAATGCAGACTACGATAATGACGGCGGCCGCTGGTTTGAGGTATTTCAGGTAGAAGTTAAGAACCTCTTTGACTTCAGCCTTTTCAACCGCTTCGTGCCGTTGTTTCACAGCCTGCTCATGATTGGCCGGCTTTTTCTTTTTCGGAGCCGGTTTGGCCGGGACTTCCGTGACGACCGGAGGCACTTCGGCGACCACCTTCTGCTCGACGACCTGCTCCTCTTCAACCGGTTTTTCTTCCGTCGCCGTTTCTTTTGCGGCTACAGCAGATTCACTCTCCACCGGCTTCGCGGTGACTTCTTCGGGCTCCGGTTCATTGCGGGGCTGTTCAGCCGGTTTCTGGGTCGTTTCTTCCGGGACTGGATTTTCAGTGGATTCTGTCTCCGCTGCGTTTTCTTCCTCCGGCGTTTCTGTTTTACTGTTGATGCTGTTCAGCAGTGCTTCGTGACCGCTTAGAAAGTCCTTTTGTTCTTTTTTTTCTTCGCTCATCAAACGTACCCCGAGTGGTTCAAATCAAATTAAAGGTCAACACAGTTTCGGTATTCATCCTGCGAATATCAAGAATTGAATGTGTTGTAGAGGGCAATAACTTCTTCCGCGGTCTGTACCGGCGGGAACGGCCGGCCGCTGGTGTTTATTTTGTGTGTCACGGCTTCGTAGAGCGGTTTGCGGGATTCGAGTAACTCTACAATGGCTTTTTCTTTGTCGCCGGCGAGCAGGGGACGGGTGTCGTCGTTGCGCACACGGTCGAGGACGGATTCGGCATCAACCAGCAGACAGACCACGAGACCGGTTTTTTCAAAATCGGCAATGTTGTCCGGATTCAGGACAATGCCTCCACCGGTGGAGATGATATTGCCCTCGGTCTGAGCCAGTTCCTGAACCAGTTCCCGTTCCAGTTTTCGGAAGTGGGCTTCGCCTTCATCGGCAAAGATTTCATTGATGGATTTTCCTGCACGTTCCACGATAATGGAATCCATATCAAGCAGGGGCATACCGGTGCGTTCGGCAATCAGTTTGCCTACCCAGGTTTTTCCGCTGCCCATAAAGCCTACGAGCACAATGTTTTTCATGCCAATCTCCTTACAATGACCCCCGAGACAGAAAAAACGCTCCGTTCAGGAGCGTTTTTCAAACTGCATTAGCGTACTGCTTAAGCACCGGTTTCGCGAATTGCTGCGCGAATCTCCTTGGTGTTCATGTGCACCAGCTGTTCTTCTGTGTAGCCGGCGCCCTCCAAGCGGGATTTCTGCTGCTTGATGCGGTAGCGCTTCAGACGCGGTTTTTTGACCGGACGACGCAGCGGCTTCTTACGCATTGCTCTTCTAATTCTCATGGCAAACCTCAATTCATTTGTTGAAAAATCAAGGCGAGGAACCTACACACCCCCCTTCATCGACGCAACCCTTATCTGGTGAAAAAGTTCGGAAAATCGGTCCGTAATCAGGCCGGTTTTCTCGGGTAATCGATAAAAAGCAGTTCGCCGGTGCAAATTCCGGCCAGATTCCAGTCGTTCGAATCGAGCCTGATGGCCGCGACAGAGCAGGTCGGGAGGTTGCCGCCCGGTTCTGCGCTGAGTTTTTCAATGGCCCAGCTCATGGAGGGGTTGTGGCCGATAATGAGTGCTGAATCAGCGGTATTGTTCAGAGCCTGGATGATCTCGATCAGGATTTCGGTTGATGCTTCATAGAGCCGTTTCTGCATGAAAACGGAATCAGGATTTACCTGCAGTTCGCGGTTTAGACCATCCAGCGTTTCTGTGGCGCGGCGGGCAGGGCTGGAGATGATGATTTCGGGGAGAATTCCTTTCTCTTTAAGCCTCCGTCCCATTTCGGGGGCATCGTGCCGGCCGCGGTCGTTAAGCGGCCGGTCGAAATCGCTGTAGCTCGGGTTGACCCAGCTTGATTTGGCGTGACGGACAAGGTAGAGGGTTTTAGGCATTGGAATCTCCAAGGTCAAAAGCGTGGGGAAGCAGTTCGCCCAGCGTCACCGTTTGGAAGCCGTCGCCATCGGCGATATAGACTTTGAATCCGGGACTGCAGAATTCAGCGAGTACCTGACGGCAGGCTCCGCAAGGGAAGGGAGGCGGGGCAGCGGATGATGCAATGGCGATGGCGGTGAAGCTTTTGTGTCCGCCGGAAATGGCGGAAAAAACGGCGGAACGTTCGGCGCAGTTGGTCAGTCCGTAGGAGGCGTTTTCCACATTACATCCGGTGAAAACGGTTCCGTCTTCACACTGTAATGCCGCGCCGACGGCGTAACCGGAATAGGGCGCGTGTGCATGTTCCAGGGCCTGGAACGCACGAAGAATCAGTTTTTCAGGCGTCACGGGCGAGATCCTTGAGAAAATGGGTGATGGTGGATTTCATGCGGGGCATGGCGTCGTGGGCGGTGTTGTTGACATCTTCGTGGGTGAGGGGATGTTGTGCAATACCGGCGGCCCAGTTGCAGACGCAGGAGAGACCGGCAACCTGCAGGCCGATGGCGTTGGCTACGATGGCTTCGGGGACGGTGGACATGCCGACGAGGTCGGCGCCCATGGATTTGTACTGCCGGATTTCTGCAGGCGTTTCAAAGGTCGGGCCGGAGGTGGCGATGTAAACGCCTTCGGAAGCGGCTCCGGCTTTGATCAGTTTTTTGCGGAGGGGTTTGCGGTAGATTTCACTCTGGTCGGGGAAACGGGTTCCAAGCTCTGGAAGGTGCGGGCCGATGAGGGGATTGGAGCCGATCTGGTTGATGTGGTCGGAGAGGGCGACGAGGGATCCGGGCGCGAGGTCTTCGCGAATACCGCCGGATGCGTTGGTCAGCAGGACTGTGTCGGCTCCCATTGCCTTCAGGAGATAGACCGGCAGAATGACCGGAGTCCAGCCTTCGCCTTCATACCAGTGGCGGCGTCCCTGAAAAATGAAAACCTCCATGTCATCGATGATGGTGCAGCGCAGTTTTCCGACATGCCCCATTACACCGGTGTTTCCAAGGCCTGGAATGCGGTCGTAGGGAATTTCGATGCCGTCAAAATCCTCGACGGCTTTTCCCCAGCCGGAGCCGAGGATGATGCCGCATCTGACGTTGGACTTCGGCCACATCGCTTTCAGCTCTGCGGTCGCGGTTTTCAGCATGGCCGGATTGATCATGTTTTCCATGGCAAAAAAATAGATGCGAGTGGCTCCGGGTTCAACCTTTTGCTAACGTGAATATATGAAAAGTTTCATCGTTATTATGGTTTTCGGTATGCTGGGTTGCGGGGTTGCCGACGAAGAGCGCCTCTACTATTCAGCGGAGCAGAAGCAGTGGGGTATTGCCGCGTCGGCGGTACTCACGAAAAAAAATGAGCACGATCTGTTTTCGTTGCGCGGCGTTCCGGACTCTGTGTGGGAGCAGGAACGGAACAGGGAATTTCTGGAGGGAGACGGCTGGGACGTGAGCGGTCGCGAGGATCTGATCAAGACGATAGAGCGTGTGATGAAGACCGGGCATCGCAGCTCGTTTAAGCAGATTCATGACAGTTTGGAGGCCGGGCCGGCCGTTTACTGGATCAATAATTTTCTGCATCGTTTGAAATATGGTTATGCGTTCCGCCCCCATCGCGTGGCTTTTGTCGAACGGTATGCGGAGGAGCTGGCGGGACGGTCGCTGATCGGTTGGGATCTTGCGCGTGTCATTTCTCTGGTCCGGTGGGGGGTGGCGGCAGGATATCTGGAGGAAGAGGAGGCCTGGCAGTGGATCATGCCCGCAGCGCAGGAAATTCAGAGGATTTATGGGTCATGGGAGGAGCTGGGCGAGGCCTATGTGACGGGCCGGATGTTCTGGTCGTCCTATCATTTTCGTACCGGCGGGGAGGA is part of the Pontiella agarivorans genome and encodes:
- a CDS encoding serine/threonine protein kinase; translated protein: MSVFDDLTPDRILEAVETGMDCRLTGLTAPLPSYINRVYELETVGGEKLIAKFYRPGRWERAALQDEHDFVRDCAADEIPVVAPLELAQGGTIGSFDEILYAVFPKKSGREMDLCDSEGWVRLGRLVGRIHQAGWERTAKHRLQMHPETTTLPEIGMLLDGGFMSRHQADRFKDVTARITEIALREFEGIELQRIHGDCHRANILERPGEGLMVIDFDDMVMGPAVQDIWLLLPGHANQTRTEINLILDGYEQFMEFDDRQLRLIEILRAMRIIYFLSWCSTQVDDFKFQANFPDWGSEMFWQREIADLEHQYHAILNDERLNGGMGNSV
- a CDS encoding CpXC domain-containing protein; the protein is MSISRTVNITCPSCGTKQDVRLYDVINVNTDPELKDALMQNMLNRIHCKGCDLNFRVDKPLMYNDPKLGMLIHWVPETEEMGREEILDEFEESLERMHQQMPEGQEAPNVRLVLTRVELVELIFMLEKGLNQRVVEYVKYSIFTRNPEKADPKTHRLLLNVEDSTDEEFCFVLQNTKSQELGQILRYGRAAYDSMIELYEENDGEFLEMFPGPLISARELLLEDAEFGE
- a CDS encoding tetratricopeptide repeat protein; amino-acid sequence: MSEEKKEQKDFLSGHEALLNSINSKTETPEEENAAETESTENPVPEETTQKPAEQPRNEPEPEEVTAKPVESESAVAAKETATEEKPVEEEQVVEQKVVAEVPPVVTEVPAKPAPKKKKPANHEQAVKQRHEAVEKAEVKEVLNFYLKYLKPAAAVIIVVCIAVVASSLMRNNRIQKEAAADSALMSARTAEDYQAILDQYENTPSAPMALMGLAQSIFNDARPGEAAKLYSDFVKKYPKHEMAVQAEFNSISCLEAERKYSEAAAAFAAFRKSHEKSHLAPVALLGQGRCLEAMENYAEAKQVYEDIMAFYPDSGWAQLAQSNISIIDSKLK
- a CDS encoding shikimate kinase, producing MKNIVLVGFMGSGKTWVGKLIAERTGMPLLDMDSIIVERAGKSINEIFADEGEAHFRKLERELVQELAQTEGNIISTGGGIVLNPDNIADFEKTGLVVCLLVDAESVLDRVRNDDTRPLLAGDKEKAIVELLESRKPLYEAVTHKINTSGRPFPPVQTAEEVIALYNTFNS
- a CDS encoding SixA phosphatase family protein, which gives rise to MPKTLYLVRHAKSSWVNPSYSDFDRPLNDRGRHDAPEMGRRLKEKGILPEIIISSPARRATETLDGLNRELQVNPDSVFMQKRLYEASTEILIEIIQALNNTADSALIIGHNPSMSWAIEKLSAEPGGNLPTCSVAAIRLDSNDWNLAGICTGELLFIDYPRKPA
- a CDS encoding cytidine deaminase; this translates as MTPEKLILRAFQALEHAHAPYSGYAVGAALQCEDGTVFTGCNVENASYGLTNCAERSAVFSAISGGHKSFTAIAIASSAAPPPFPCGACRQVLAEFCSPGFKVYIADGDGFQTVTLGELLPHAFDLGDSNA
- a CDS encoding purine-nucleoside phosphorylase, with the protein product MENMINPAMLKTATAELKAMWPKSNVRCGIILGSGWGKAVEDFDGIEIPYDRIPGLGNTGVMGHVGKLRCTIIDDMEVFIFQGRRHWYEGEGWTPVILPVYLLKAMGADTVLLTNASGGIREDLAPGSLVALSDHINQIGSNPLIGPHLPELGTRFPDQSEIYRKPLRKKLIKAGAASEGVYIATSGPTFETPAEIRQYKSMGADLVGMSTVPEAIVANAIGLQVAGLSCVCNWAAGIAQHPLTHEDVNNTAHDAMPRMKSTITHFLKDLARDA